In Trichoplusia ni isolate ovarian cell line Hi5 chromosome 17, tn1, whole genome shotgun sequence, the DNA window AAGCGACGACCATCTGTGAATACActtgtacatattatattaaacggATAGTGATTCATATATACACACGACGTTTTATTACAACCCTCACCGTTAGTTTTGAAGCTTCAAGTTTGAAGAACTTGTTGAGGTTAACCTTTATCCGAAATAACGTATATCCGTTATAGAACATAGCGGAGATGATCGTAAAAACAATTATCTAGGCTACGTTTTAATAGACTTCCCACGAAATATTAAGTTGGTTCACCTGAATTATATAATTTCCGAATCAAAAATTGAATGTCTCTTACATCCCTGtttgaataaacaatatttttgataatgttgGAAAGTCCTGCTTAACCTAGCTTAAGTTCTTTCTCTGTTATTTATAACCAATGCATGGTTGTCTTAGCTCAATACTCGTTGAGAATACGGGATATCCCATCCCagttctatttatatttatccaCTGTTTGTACTATAATTGAGTTTGTAATGGATTCCGTGAGCTTGACTCCTGGACTACTGAGCTAAATAACTAGTTGGCTTATAATGGTAAAGGagattcataaataaaacgattGTCACAACTAAGaaactaaacaatttatttcgcCCTGCGGCAACTCCAtctattaacaataaatactcgTGTTGCACGATGCCCTACGCTCGGGAACATATTTACAATCAGCTCGTCCGACGCCAGCCGGCGACTGCTCACTGCGAGGTACACAACAACACCGAATGAATACTCGAACaatgtaaagaaaaatcatCTCGAGCATGGGTCCAAAGATACGACCTTGAGGGACACTTATTCGATCTGGCATGATCTCATTATAAGGTTTTAGTGGCTTCAAGTTACATTTAATCATGCAAATTTTGTATCACGAGCTTTAAATTATTGCACGATATTACTCGTAACGTCGAAGAAAGGTATTCATGCGCTGTTTAAAAAAAGGCGTAAAATAAGTATCGAACAAGATGAAGTAAAGCAGCGGTCTAATGTGAGCGTTTTAACTCGCTCGGCCGCACATGCTTTAGCTCATGATCAAGAACTGTAACTGTGTATGAAACGAATGTTTCGAGCTGACCTAGAGGAAGTTGGCCCCGACGCCGAACTGCAGGCCGGCGGCGTGCTGGTCGTGCGGCTGCGTGCGCAGCGGCAGCGCGTAGTTGAGCTCCAGCCGCGCCGCGCGGCCCAGCCGCACGCACACGCCCGCCCCGCACGACACGCGCGCCGCGCCCAGCCCCGCCAgccccgcccccgcgccccccgccagGCTGCCCGCCGTCACGAACGCGTGCGAGCGGAACAGCGCGCCCAGCCCCGCGCGCGCGCCCTGGAACGGCAGCGGCGCGAACACGTGCAGCCCGCCCGCCCAGTACGCGCGCCCGCCCGTGGCCTGCCCGTCGCTGTGCGGGCCCACGCCGCGCTGCTGGAACCCGCGCAGTGACGTGGGCCCGCCCAGGAACAGCTGGTCCGGCAGCTCGCTGCCGAACACGTCGTGCAGCACGCCCAGCGCGCCCGTCAGCTGCAGGACCTGTACAGTGTAGACACGCGAGTGAGGGCCGCTCGGCTGGATCTGACGGGACTCCTCGCTGCGGCCGGGTCCACTCACCACGTCCTCCACCAGCGTGTGGTTGGACTGCGCCTGCAGCTCGGTCTTGAGGTTGGCCACGCCGCCGCCCAGGCCGGCCACCTCGCTGCTGAACTGCAGCCACGAGCCGCGCGTCGGGAAGATGGGCTCGTCGCGGTGGTCCACGCACACGATGTGCCGCAGGATCGACTTCATCTGCGGACCTGCGACCGAACGACACAGAGAGAGTCACAGAAGGAAAATCTTGTACGGGACATGTGCTTATAAGGGTATAAATATAAtgctactaatataataaattgatcTTTTGTTAGTTTAATTGTCTCGATATACAGTGGTTTTTTACAAGGTGAAGCGAGAGACTGTGTGACAGTGTCAGGGGTGACTCACCGCTACTCTCGCGAACCTCGAAGCTGGTGGTCTTGCTGAGCACGGAGGTCTCGCGCACCATCCCCTCCCACTGCAGGTTGTGCTTGGTGTGCGGCGACGTGTTGAAGGCCAGGTCCAGCAGCAGGCCGCGGTCCAGCAGCCGGTAGCCGGACCAGGGGTACTCGTGGTTCTGCTGGTACAGCGAGGCCGCCAGGACCGGGACTAGCGGCTTGTGCGGGAAGGGCTTGGTCCCGCACACGCTGAAGTTGGACGACGAGCGGTGGCCCATGCTGTACTCCGCGGCCACGCGCTCGCCGCGACCCAACACGTTCGGCAGCTTCACGCCTGGACAAGACAAATGTTAAATggagaaaattaagaaaattatatgaaaacatgtttttattttcacactGAAAGATCCTCAGGTCAATCTTTTGACTTAATAAGTAACTTTAATTCAGCACCATTACTGGAAAATCTCTAGGCAGGAGAAACTGAATAGAAAAGGACCATATAGAGCGCAAAAATGAATACCAAATAGAAAATTAACCCATataaattttgcattttatttctat includes these proteins:
- the LOC113502502 gene encoding sorting and assembly machinery component 50 homolog A-like codes for the protein MGTVHAKAQHSSSEVGGGAGGGGLFEFDEPIELDDDALPKPTIKLNGVRARVDRVHVDGLNRTKDDIIRSTVDDLFLATDFEDVILRAHKVRRALDAMGCFRDIGVFIDVSSGPGATPEGLEVTFQVRELSRIVGGVNTTVSENEGNLVLGVKLPNVLGRGERVAAEYSMGHRSSSNFSVCGTKPFPHKPLVPVLAASLYQQNHEYPWSGYRLLDRGLLLDLAFNTSPHTKHNLQWEGMVRETSVLSKTTSFEVRESSGPQMKSILRHIVCVDHRDEPIFPTRGSWLQFSSEVAGLGGGVANLKTELQAQSNHTLVEDVVLQLTGALGVLHDVFGSELPDQLFLGGPTSLRGFQQRGVGPHSDGQATGGRAYWAGGLHVFAPLPFQGARAGLGALFRSHAFVTAGSLAGGAGAGLAGLGAARVSCGAGVCVRLGRAARLELNYALPLRTQPHDQHAAGLQFGVGANFL